Proteins encoded in a region of the Phoenix dactylifera cultivar Barhee BC4 chromosome 3, palm_55x_up_171113_PBpolish2nd_filt_p, whole genome shotgun sequence genome:
- the LOC103714413 gene encoding uncharacterized protein LOC103714413 — MDSDENGEKKDEIQAALGKGRRDHIPVCVPTVEKELLDQRTRKKRFLDFLKARPSNEWFSKFGSIGRSSPFTFLKRKGNQRDGSSPPDPAPGGRWRHFHVRFVRKINWAALLRYSKNWAKHPMHMALLVWLFFVAAGIIMLFLLMTGLLNGAIPNSSQRKRWTEITNQILNALFTILCLYEHPKLFHHLVLLCKWRSSDTVELRQVYCKTGARRRYERAQMMLVVVLLHITCLCQYAMCALYWVYTRKTRPDWAVNLLMGLGIAAPVIAGLYVVYSPLGRKYESETDEESQREVAMASKPEASELKQYSRRVVVTSPEWVGGLFDCWDDLTVAYLSFFCTFCVFGWNMERLGFGNMYVHIVTFMLLCLAPFWVFYVSALNIEDDVIRDMMRITGGVLCFLGLLYGGFWRTRMRKRFKLPGNPFCCGYPNVTDFMRWLFCWSCSLAQEVRTANFYDIEEDSFHRKEMEEESCPGLQPLPREGGLGPLVAPSHPILSNSSPAKDENSKPDSNGIAADCTPDDSAITTNTGVST; from the coding sequence ATGGATTCCGACGAAAACGGTGAGAAGAAAGATGAGATCCAGGCAGCACTTGGAAAGGGCAGAAGGGATCACATCCCTGTTTGCGTCCCAACTGTTGAAAAGGAACTTCTGGATCAGAGAACCCGCAAGAAAAGATTTCTGGACTTCTTAAAAGCCCGTCCATCCAACGAATGGTTCTCCAAATTTGGCTCCATTGGTAGGTCGTCTCCTTTCACCTTTCTGAAGCGAAAGGGAAACCAAAGGGACGGCTCTTCACCACCTGATCCTGCTCCCGGCGGTAGATGGCGACACTTCCATGTTCGGTTCGTCAGGAAGATCAACTGGGCGGCCTTGCTCAGGTACAGCAAGAACTGGGCAAAGCATCCCATGCATATGGCTCTTCTTGTCTGGCTCTTCTTCGTCGCTGCGGGAATCATCATGCTCTTCCTCCTCATGACCGGGCTCCTCAACGGTGCGATACCGAACAGCTCCCAAAGAAAGAGGTGGACGGAGATTACTAACCAAATCCTCAATGCTCTCTTCACCATCTTGTGTCTCTATGAGCACCCAAAATTGTTCCACCACCTGGTACTCCTATGCAAATGGAGATCGAGCGACACCGTGGAGCTAAGGCAGGTTTACTGCAAGACGGGAGCTCGCCGGCGTTATGAACGGGCTCAAATGATGCTCGTCGTCGTCCTTCTCCACATCACTTGTTTATGTCAGTATGCCATGTGTGCTCTCTACTGGGTTTACACCAGAAAGACGCGACCAGACTGGGCGGTGAACCTCTTAATGGGCCTTGGGATTGCAGCACCAGTCATCGCCGGTCTCTACGTTGTCTACAGCCCCCTGGGGAGGAAGTATGAatccgagacagatgaagagtcGCAGCGCGAAGTAGCCATGGCTTCTAAACCAGAAGCAAGTGAGCTGAAGCAGTATTCCAGAAGGGTAGTGGTGACGAGCCCAGAGTGGGTAGGAGGGCTCTTTGATTGCTGGGATGATCTCACTGTGGCCTACCTCTCGTTCTTCTGCACCTTCTGTGTCTTTGGGTGGAACATGGAAAGGCTCGGCTTCGGCAATATGTACGTTCACATCGTCACATTTATGCTGCTCTGCCTTGCTCCTTTCTGGGTGTTCTACGTGTCGGCCCTCAACATCGAGGACGATGTGATCAGAGACATGATGAGGATCACAGGCGGCGTGCTCTGTTTTCTCGGCTTACTCTATGGAGGCTTTTGGAGGACTCGGATGAGGAAAAGGTTCAAACTTCCTGGGAATCCCTTCTGTTGTGGTTACCCAAACGTGACTGATTTCATGCGGTGGCTCTTCTGCTGGTCATGCTCTCTAGCTCAGGAGGTGCGGACGGCGAATTTCTATGACATCGAGGAAGACAGCTTCCATCGAAAAGAAATGGAGGAGGAGAGCTGCCCGGGGTTGCAGCCGCTGCCACGAGAAGGTGGACTGGGGCCATTGGTTGCACCCAGCCACCCAATTCTGAGCAACTCTAGCCCAGCTAAAGATGAGAACAGCAAACCAGATTCTAATGGAATAGCAGCAGACTGTACTCCTGATGATTCGGCAATCACCACCAACACAGGGGTTTCAACTTGA